In Deinococcus misasensis DSM 22328, one genomic interval encodes:
- a CDS encoding replication initiator protein A: MAKLPEKPSHTLDELNISRLGLISAQRQVSSDFKSWETTYLLDDQPVKVVCKSSEVVPHGVDTEVYLGILKSFVSAGSPGDGKVIVTPRELLMASGMPGNSRAYQVLRQSLSRLFAATYTVDRAWRDHRDQRWMTVHFRHLNTLAYTKNAEHHLDSASLIEITLPTEVVKSINDGYLNPLNDQVLKELKQPSATALYRTLEAMRRDPVTLEVREHQLEINVVAWGAMLHFSDTDPKLIRRSLESPHKELLNTGYLKNAEYRGRGQKQVICYAFPQEEPEVLTPESQNLLQALMARGLTAGSARGFLKTHPAQLADALEVFDRLKASGYPMRSPGGLLASIIEQPERYPNHAPDEKPVSEKSNSKAKVVQATLDLPEFSLEEKIRAIRMLLKSDLNLVEMDVLTDLMKAGKLDPQNLQDQLAQAVMNKNRMGFVGQLKADLLRLTGK, encoded by the coding sequence ATGGCAAAGCTTCCTGAAAAACCCAGCCACACCCTCGATGAGCTGAACATCTCCCGCCTGGGTCTGATCAGTGCCCAGAGGCAGGTCAGCAGTGACTTCAAAAGCTGGGAAACCACCTACCTGCTGGACGACCAGCCTGTGAAGGTGGTGTGCAAGAGCAGCGAAGTGGTGCCCCATGGGGTGGACACCGAGGTGTACCTCGGGATCCTCAAGAGTTTCGTTTCTGCTGGATCGCCCGGAGATGGCAAGGTGATTGTGACCCCCAGAGAGCTTCTGATGGCCTCTGGCATGCCTGGAAACTCCAGGGCCTATCAGGTGCTCAGGCAGAGCCTCAGCAGGCTGTTTGCGGCCACCTACACCGTTGACAGGGCATGGCGGGACCACCGGGACCAGCGCTGGATGACCGTGCACTTCCGGCACCTGAACACGCTGGCTTACACCAAAAACGCCGAACACCACCTGGACAGTGCCAGTTTGATTGAAATCACCCTGCCTACCGAAGTGGTCAAAAGCATCAACGATGGATACCTGAACCCCCTCAATGATCAGGTGCTCAAAGAGCTCAAACAGCCTTCTGCCACAGCCCTGTACCGCACGCTTGAGGCCATGCGCCGGGATCCGGTCACTCTGGAGGTTAGGGAGCACCAGTTGGAGATCAACGTGGTGGCTTGGGGGGCCATGCTGCACTTCAGCGACACCGATCCCAAGCTGATCCGGCGGTCTCTGGAAAGCCCACACAAGGAACTCCTGAACACTGGTTACCTGAAAAACGCTGAATACCGGGGCAGAGGACAGAAACAGGTGATTTGCTACGCCTTCCCTCAGGAAGAACCCGAGGTGCTCACCCCTGAAAGCCAGAATTTGCTGCAAGCCCTGATGGCGCGTGGCCTCACTGCAGGCAGTGCCAGAGGTTTCCTGAAAACCCATCCAGCCCAACTTGCGGATGCTCTGGAGGTGTTTGACCGTCTGAAAGCCAGTGGTTATCCCATGCGCTCTCCTGGAGGCTTGCTGGCCAGCATCATCGAACAACCAGAACGTTACCCAAACCATGCCCCCGATGAAAAGCCAGTGTCTGAGAAATCAAATTCCAAAGCCAAAGTGGTGCAGGCCACCCTTGATCTGCCTGAGTTTTCTCTGGAGGAAAAAATCCGGGCGATCCGCATGCTGCTGAAATCCGATCTGAATCTGGTGGAGATGGATGTGCTCACCGACCTGATGAAGGCAGGGAAACTGGACCCCCAGAACCTTCAGGATCAACTGGCTCAGGCGGTGATGAACAAAAACCGGATGGGCTTTGTAGGTCAACTCAAAGCAGATTTGCTGCGCCTGACAGGGAAGTGA
- a CDS encoding AAA family ATPase has product MTENSMQAVMRQLADIRSRRDITLLTVSKRIGVRSKQSVLDLENSENPTIRSVLKYAEALGVGIELNINRCHVLPVFNHAGGVGKSTTTRDIGYALAELFNFRVLLIDADSQANLTEMFGLNPAQIPLDRTINHIWESEELSFPEPMKITERLHLVPSQLEISGLELSIPTVINGQNLLSSALKTVRDQYDFVLIDCPPSVGQVTMSCLLSGDAMIVPTPPKEKTMGGLPRVFKVLNICKKSNPNYRIALFVTTRFVRNVHSTDEGYYQEIAPVLQKYGPVSQPIGERTLFEDAWQNRKSILQHRPDSEAAREVIGVTEELLASLNVQVNVNE; this is encoded by the coding sequence ATGACTGAAAATTCCATGCAAGCTGTGATGCGACAACTGGCCGACATCCGGTCCAGAAGGGACATCACCCTGCTCACCGTGTCCAAGCGCATTGGGGTGCGTTCGAAACAGAGCGTGCTGGACCTGGAAAACAGCGAAAACCCCACCATCCGCAGTGTGCTCAAATATGCCGAAGCGCTCGGGGTGGGCATTGAACTGAACATCAACCGCTGCCATGTGCTTCCGGTGTTCAACCACGCTGGAGGGGTGGGCAAATCCACCACCACCCGCGACATCGGATACGCTCTGGCCGAGCTTTTCAACTTTCGGGTGCTCCTGATCGACGCTGACAGTCAAGCCAACCTGACAGAGATGTTTGGCCTGAACCCAGCCCAGATTCCGCTGGACCGCACCATCAACCACATCTGGGAGAGCGAAGAACTGTCCTTCCCAGAACCCATGAAAATCACCGAACGCCTCCATCTGGTGCCCAGCCAGCTGGAAATCAGCGGACTGGAACTGAGCATTCCCACAGTGATCAACGGACAGAATTTGCTTTCCAGTGCACTAAAAACCGTACGGGATCAGTATGATTTTGTGCTGATCGACTGCCCCCCTTCGGTGGGTCAGGTGACCATGAGCTGCCTGCTCTCTGGGGATGCCATGATCGTGCCCACTCCCCCCAAAGAAAAAACCATGGGTGGGCTTCCGAGGGTGTTCAAGGTGCTCAACATCTGCAAAAAGAGCAACCCCAATTACCGGATTGCTCTTTTTGTGACCACCCGTTTTGTGCGCAACGTGCATTCCACCGACGAAGGGTACTATCAGGAAATCGCGCCTGTGTTGCAAAAATACGGCCCGGTTTCACAGCCCATTGGGGAAAGAACCCTTTTCGAGGATGCATGGCAAAACCGCAAGAGCATCTTGCAGCACCGTCCTGACAGCGAGGCAGCCCGTGAAGTGATTGGGGTCACCGAGGAGTTGCTGGCCAGCCTGAATGTGCAGGTGAACGTCAATGAGTAA
- a CDS encoding ParB/RepB/Spo0J family partition protein produces the protein MSKKPVGGASSLARLLNVSLEQEDTRVVQNLNLSDIHPDPEQVRRFFDPLTLQSLADSIRKVGVQNPIQVQPRPEGGHWIVTGERRYRASLLAGKETIPAVVLPQQSPEQLALLQMIENAQREDLDPYTQTVAVVGILSLTFKQAEPELVRWLGAIGRDGSETALQDREKVEEVLKALHPGLTFLSFVKNRLPLLQLPEDLRTVLQQGKLEYTKARILQQVKNDRERSKLLTEALEHQWSLQELKTQVRVLLDKQKPEKTSSGLSMMLRGKEARKFQKLSPEKKALVEAKWQEIQELLQG, from the coding sequence ATGAGTAAAAAACCGGTGGGAGGCGCTTCCAGTCTGGCCCGCTTGCTGAATGTCTCTCTGGAGCAGGAAGACACCCGCGTGGTGCAAAACTTGAACCTCTCGGACATCCATCCCGATCCAGAGCAGGTGCGGCGTTTTTTCGATCCCCTGACCCTGCAAAGCCTTGCCGACAGCATCCGCAAAGTGGGGGTGCAAAATCCCATTCAGGTGCAACCTCGCCCAGAGGGGGGCCACTGGATTGTCACTGGCGAACGGCGTTACCGGGCATCTCTGCTGGCCGGAAAGGAAACCATCCCAGCAGTGGTGCTGCCCCAGCAAAGCCCAGAGCAACTGGCCTTGCTTCAGATGATCGAAAATGCCCAGAGGGAGGACCTCGATCCTTACACCCAGACGGTGGCTGTGGTGGGCATTCTGTCTTTGACCTTCAAGCAGGCAGAACCAGAACTGGTGCGCTGGCTCGGGGCCATTGGCCGAGATGGCAGCGAGACGGCCTTGCAAGATCGGGAGAAAGTCGAGGAGGTCCTGAAAGCTTTGCATCCGGGCCTGACCTTCCTGAGCTTCGTGAAAAACCGCTTGCCTTTGCTGCAACTTCCTGAGGATCTGAGAACCGTCCTGCAGCAGGGAAAACTGGAATACACCAAAGCCAGAATCCTCCAGCAAGTGAAAAACGACCGGGAACGCAGCAAATTGCTGACCGAAGCTCTGGAGCACCAATGGAGCTTGCAAGAACTCAAAACCCAGGTCAGGGTTTTGCTTGACAAGCAGAAACCAGAGAAAACCTCCTCCGGGCTGTCCATGATGCTGCGGGGCAAGGAAGCCCGCAAGTTCCAGAAACTCAGCCCGGAAAAGAAAGCTCTGGTCGAAGCCAAGTGGCAAGAAATTCAGGAGTTGCTTCAAGGATAA
- a CDS encoding replication initiator protein A, translating into MAGKKRQGEEAQIRRYHELNVARQNLIAIQRQIPEGYSSWSYHGISGEQEFKISCSGKPDLGVPHGLDSDVYAAILSLYMKQGSEDSKVSCSAYELLKEANIDPSGKGYAALQRSLERLYSSQYEIKSAWRDHTSKKWMSVTFQHIVRMAQTQSELENLTAASQLEITLPEEIVNSIRAGYIFPTSGRVLSQLDQPNSRALYRTLEANRRDALDPLRQVNELHFNLFDWARILKLAVTDDAYRIRRSLERSHEDLVRVGYLREVQYSGRADNQQVSYVFETGYERIPDPDLLQLLHEKRVARTKALELVQNFPERIHTALVQLDVLLSTGYKPRSKTGLLIDIIEHPERYQAQLAQSAELVQSIDGPEKEKPVAKPVALEVAPDDSFEQLSLDQKAQRLVKTAEFRYRLSLIEKDILHSMVMDGTINADEVFPKVAYSLNDFDIRTLLSS; encoded by the coding sequence ATGGCTGGAAAGAAAAGGCAGGGCGAAGAGGCCCAGATCAGGCGCTACCATGAGCTCAATGTGGCAAGGCAAAACCTGATCGCCATCCAGCGACAAATTCCAGAGGGTTACAGTTCATGGTCGTACCACGGCATCAGTGGAGAGCAAGAATTTAAGATTTCCTGCTCTGGAAAGCCTGATCTTGGTGTACCACATGGATTGGACAGTGATGTGTATGCGGCCATTTTGTCCCTGTATATGAAACAGGGCAGCGAAGACAGCAAAGTCAGTTGCAGTGCCTATGAACTGCTCAAAGAAGCCAACATTGACCCTTCTGGCAAAGGTTATGCTGCTTTGCAACGTTCTCTGGAACGGCTTTACAGCTCCCAGTATGAAATCAAAAGTGCATGGCGCGACCACACCAGCAAAAAATGGATGTCGGTGACCTTCCAGCACATTGTCCGGATGGCCCAGACCCAGAGTGAACTGGAAAACCTCACTGCTGCCAGCCAACTGGAGATCACCCTCCCAGAGGAGATCGTCAACAGCATTCGTGCTGGGTACATCTTCCCAACCAGTGGTCGTGTGCTCAGTCAGTTGGATCAACCCAACAGTCGGGCCCTGTACCGCACTCTGGAGGCCAACCGTCGGGATGCTCTGGATCCCCTCAGGCAGGTCAATGAACTGCATTTCAACCTGTTTGACTGGGCCAGAATCCTCAAACTGGCGGTCACCGATGATGCTTACCGCATCCGGCGCAGTCTGGAACGCAGCCACGAAGATTTGGTGCGGGTCGGTTATTTGCGTGAGGTTCAATACTCTGGACGTGCCGACAACCAGCAGGTTTCCTACGTTTTTGAAACGGGTTATGAACGCATTCCAGACCCAGATCTCTTGCAACTGCTCCATGAAAAAAGGGTGGCCCGCACGAAAGCCCTGGAACTGGTGCAAAATTTTCCAGAGCGCATCCACACCGCTCTGGTGCAACTCGATGTTTTGCTTTCTACAGGCTATAAGCCACGCAGCAAAACCGGTTTGCTCATTGACATCATTGAGCATCCAGAGCGGTATCAGGCGCAATTGGCACAGAGCGCTGAACTGGTCCAGAGCATCGACGGCCCTGAAAAAGAGAAACCTGTTGCAAAGCCTGTGGCTCTGGAGGTTGCTCCAGACGATTCTTTTGAGCAGTTGAGTTTGGACCAGAAAGCCCAGCGTCTGGTGAAAACCGCTGAATTCCGTTACAGGCTCTCTCTGATTGAAAAAGACATTTTGCACAGCATGGTCATGGACGGCACCATCAATGCGGATGAGGTGTTTCCCAAAGTGGCTTACAGCCTCAATGATTTTGACATCCGCACTTTGCTGAGCAGTTGA
- a CDS encoding alpha/beta fold hydrolase: MKKLVKYSALSLPLMALVSCATTPTPDPLLPYKNQNLTWYSCDPTVVPYPVLVTGSKGRAECADVKVPLDYNNPAAGSGTVAVLRYKAGKPAERKGAIFFNPGGPGGDGLYLGALFGYLWSNGNPNTNVGGKLKKMSDVYDMVGFSPRGTGSSFHTTCGTNEVLSFTAYPSEDRSAGNLAGMERNAKILASACTKAPTNAYINTDYTARDMDLIRGLMKDQKLNYIGYSYGTWLGSWYTKLFPERAGKILLDSNTALDRALEETFSMQPMSFERHFRDVVLGYAARHNDVYGLGTTKEEAYAKYKALPAGLKNALNSTGMISSMYSGDGIVQIPVGLVAALGVHGLIKQGLEGSEILEAIGSQSFLKDPILNAMAMQAAYDLTSSYLDYQAKKPYSSEFDSSSAVFTAVRCGDNAPMYNSYQKYVDASSKEAVDYPLIGGDATADCFFYGHKRPTMPTTPSAQKMPPIMMLQSEYDPPTAREGALSGFKSLPNARMVFVDNDATHGLFPYGTECVDLPVLNYFLEGTLPAKNFNVCEAKPLPALVSPLDFETELVPAENQTFEVGQNYDENSPVPSSVGKQNLAYPLSVYTQPDQAADILKEIRKILKESALPVGNGRTQTQLNK; encoded by the coding sequence ATGAAAAAACTGGTGAAGTACAGTGCACTCTCTCTTCCCCTGATGGCTCTGGTGTCTTGCGCCACCACACCCACCCCGGATCCTTTGTTGCCCTACAAGAACCAGAATTTGACCTGGTATTCATGTGATCCTACGGTGGTTCCTTATCCTGTGCTGGTCACAGGATCCAAAGGAAGGGCAGAGTGTGCCGATGTCAAGGTGCCTCTGGATTACAACAACCCTGCTGCAGGGAGTGGAACTGTAGCGGTGTTGCGCTACAAAGCAGGGAAACCTGCCGAACGCAAAGGGGCCATCTTCTTCAACCCGGGTGGACCTGGAGGAGACGGTCTCTACCTGGGTGCCCTGTTTGGTTACCTGTGGTCCAATGGCAACCCCAACACCAATGTTGGGGGCAAACTGAAAAAAATGTCGGATGTTTATGACATGGTGGGGTTCTCACCCCGTGGAACAGGCTCCAGTTTCCACACCACCTGTGGGACCAATGAAGTACTGAGCTTCACTGCTTATCCCTCAGAAGACCGTTCTGCAGGCAACCTTGCAGGAATGGAACGCAATGCCAAAATTCTGGCCAGTGCTTGCACCAAAGCACCAACCAATGCCTACATCAACACCGATTACACCGCCAGAGACATGGACCTGATCCGTGGACTCATGAAAGACCAGAAGCTCAATTACATCGGTTACTCTTATGGCACCTGGTTGGGCTCTTGGTACACCAAGCTGTTCCCCGAGCGGGCAGGCAAAATTTTGCTGGACAGCAACACGGCCCTTGACCGTGCTCTGGAAGAGACCTTCAGCATGCAACCCATGAGCTTTGAGCGCCACTTCAGAGACGTGGTTCTGGGTTATGCTGCCCGTCACAATGATGTCTATGGTCTGGGCACCACCAAGGAAGAGGCCTATGCCAAGTACAAAGCCCTTCCTGCAGGTCTGAAAAATGCCCTCAACAGCACTGGCATGATCAGCAGCATGTATTCTGGTGATGGCATTGTGCAGATTCCTGTGGGATTGGTCGCCGCTCTGGGCGTTCATGGCCTCATCAAGCAGGGTCTGGAAGGTTCTGAAATTCTGGAGGCCATTGGAAGCCAGAGTTTCCTGAAAGATCCCATTCTGAACGCCATGGCCATGCAGGCCGCTTATGACCTGACCTCATCTTATTTGGATTACCAGGCGAAAAAGCCGTACAGCTCAGAGTTTGATTCTTCCAGTGCAGTGTTCACTGCCGTGCGCTGTGGAGACAATGCCCCCATGTACAACAGCTATCAGAAGTATGTGGATGCATCCAGCAAAGAAGCGGTGGATTACCCCCTGATTGGCGGAGATGCCACAGCAGACTGCTTCTTCTATGGGCACAAACGCCCCACCATGCCCACCACACCCAGTGCGCAGAAGATGCCTCCCATCATGATGTTGCAAAGTGAGTACGATCCCCCCACGGCCCGTGAAGGTGCACTGAGTGGATTCAAATCCTTGCCGAATGCACGCATGGTGTTTGTGGACAACGATGCCACCCACGGCCTGTTCCCTTACGGAACCGAGTGTGTGGACCTTCCAGTGCTGAATTACTTCCTGGAGGGCACCCTGCCAGCCAAAAACTTCAATGTGTGTGAGGCCAAACCTTTGCCTGCTCTGGTGTCTCCTCTGGACTTCGAGACGGAACTGGTGCCTGCAGAAAACCAGACCTTCGAAGTGGGTCAGAATTACGATGAAAACAGCCCTGTTCCCAGCAGTGTGGGCAAACAGAACCTGGCCTATCCTTTGAGCGTGTACACCCAGCCTGATCAGGCAGCAGACATCCTCAAAGAAATTCGCAAGATTCTGAAAGAAAGCGCCCTGCCTGTGGGAAATGGCAGAACCCAGACCCAACTGAACAAATAA
- a CDS encoding AAA family ATPase encodes MTGRPSDHLIPRPLRFELARPHLIHRLSETLHMTVVALLAPSGYGKSTLLAQYARSTSRPVIWISCKEDQLDPTSLSQSLLEMACSHAGAEPSVRFEVHQPATPTARRLASTLSELNLNCDFVFDEVDLMGEETLSWLHAFINHLGEGHRVLLCAYGPEKLRLARQLADGTALVLDTRDLAFHPEETASFLLLRGLKGTQQQVHHSLEGWPAGIALYAAGATRHYHPSDLVKEAVGKLPAPIRQHLCEMAVVRLWSEDLVWQLNISLPPDWLEQVLHAGLPLTPMGNQQYKPHQLLLEHLTRELQRRPERLQHLSEQAAVLLEKQGETQQAYHAYLQAQQFSEALRLLGTLLPQLVQQRDFRRLRELLEKLPDPERTPSLTTLLAHSLIQTGAIKQGGQMLETQRQTGTLSPEGYAHLASATGRQGDPEQQLLLALEGKEHLQEGTMCPPLSWQVASALLALGRYQDAEPEVQALLEHAEKLGNPQELGQALTMQQYLLFAQQRYSEQQKVLVRAVHLFDGLGLPNQTIPLRLMLAEMEGLSGHFDAAHAHLQTIRRLALEEDSVYLPQITECQATLADWAGQPETALNLLEEALKQAESIDLRLFCAQIQYRMCDVLLRQKDFPRFQRTLQEVHQLGAAVPLYTHYQTFFDAVLALQNQQDQQAHTLLQQVLEQPPERQYHTRALALLLETERRLKLDSTHTQHLLDRAVQEQGSAQVLQLDAHLLQTTKPATPAVPTAQTLPTLNLCTLGGFSAQRSGQGVRISLSRSIEVLLWLTIHGPSTRDSIVDALWEGSGEEKNYDYFRVAVRRLRSDLQQAFPEVDNPVPFEGNVYRLSSQFAVHIDLQVLQQATLHPTPEHLQEALDLYRGDFMPDLEAEWINVLREEQREKTIHIALQLASLKQQQPLEAMSVYKRILKIDPYHQGAYLGVLEASHQIGGLPAVQQAFEHYRNVMEQELFEDLDPNVVRWVQNMGVKA; translated from the coding sequence ATGACCGGTAGACCGTCCGATCACCTGATTCCGCGCCCCCTGCGCTTTGAACTGGCCCGACCCCACCTGATTCACCGGCTCAGCGAAACCCTGCACATGACGGTGGTGGCCCTGCTTGCCCCCTCGGGTTACGGGAAATCCACCTTGCTGGCCCAGTATGCCCGGTCCACCTCCAGACCGGTGATCTGGATCAGTTGCAAAGAAGACCAGTTGGACCCCACCTCACTCAGCCAGAGCTTGCTGGAGATGGCATGCAGCCATGCTGGAGCAGAACCTTCTGTGCGGTTTGAGGTCCATCAACCCGCCACCCCCACTGCACGAAGACTGGCCTCGACGCTTTCCGAACTCAACCTCAACTGCGACTTCGTGTTCGACGAAGTGGACCTGATGGGCGAAGAAACCCTGTCGTGGTTGCATGCTTTCATCAACCACCTTGGAGAGGGCCACCGGGTTTTGCTCTGTGCTTACGGCCCCGAGAAGCTGCGTCTGGCAAGGCAACTTGCCGACGGAACAGCTCTGGTGCTGGACACCCGCGATCTGGCTTTTCATCCAGAGGAAACCGCTTCTTTTTTGCTTTTGAGGGGTCTCAAAGGCACCCAGCAGCAGGTGCACCACTCTCTGGAGGGATGGCCTGCAGGGATCGCTCTGTATGCAGCAGGAGCCACCCGCCATTATCACCCGAGCGATCTGGTGAAAGAAGCCGTAGGCAAATTGCCTGCACCCATCCGACAGCACCTTTGCGAAATGGCAGTGGTGCGCCTCTGGAGCGAAGATCTGGTCTGGCAACTGAACATTTCCTTGCCCCCCGACTGGCTGGAACAGGTTCTGCATGCTGGCTTGCCCCTCACCCCCATGGGCAACCAGCAGTACAAGCCCCACCAGTTGCTGCTGGAACACCTGACCCGTGAATTGCAACGCCGTCCAGAGCGCTTGCAACACCTCAGTGAGCAGGCAGCTGTTTTGCTGGAAAAGCAAGGGGAAACCCAGCAGGCTTACCACGCTTACCTGCAAGCCCAGCAGTTCTCCGAAGCCCTGCGCTTGCTGGGCACCCTCCTGCCTCAACTGGTTCAGCAACGGGACTTCCGCAGGTTGCGTGAATTGCTGGAAAAACTGCCTGACCCTGAACGCACCCCCTCCCTGACCACCTTGCTGGCCCACAGCCTGATCCAGACCGGAGCGATCAAACAGGGGGGTCAGATGCTGGAAACCCAGAGGCAGACGGGAACCCTCAGTCCTGAAGGATACGCCCACCTCGCTTCTGCCACAGGCAGACAAGGGGACCCTGAGCAGCAACTTCTGCTGGCCCTTGAAGGCAAAGAACACCTGCAAGAAGGAACCATGTGCCCTCCCCTGTCTTGGCAAGTGGCCTCTGCCCTGCTGGCCCTTGGTCGTTATCAGGATGCCGAACCTGAAGTGCAGGCCCTGCTGGAACATGCAGAGAAACTGGGCAACCCGCAAGAACTCGGGCAGGCCCTGACCATGCAGCAATACCTGCTGTTTGCCCAGCAACGTTACAGCGAACAACAAAAAGTCTTGGTCCGGGCTGTGCATCTGTTCGATGGTCTGGGTCTGCCCAACCAGACCATTCCCTTACGCCTGATGCTCGCAGAGATGGAAGGCCTCTCCGGGCATTTTGATGCTGCACACGCCCACCTGCAAACCATCCGCAGGCTTGCCCTTGAAGAAGACAGTGTGTATTTGCCGCAAATCACCGAATGTCAGGCCACCCTCGCAGACTGGGCCGGCCAGCCCGAGACCGCCCTCAATTTGCTGGAAGAAGCCCTGAAGCAAGCCGAGAGCATCGATCTGCGGTTGTTCTGTGCGCAGATCCAGTACCGCATGTGTGATGTTCTGCTGCGCCAGAAAGACTTTCCCAGATTCCAGAGAACCCTGCAAGAGGTACATCAGCTCGGGGCAGCAGTGCCCCTGTACACCCATTACCAGACCTTCTTTGATGCAGTGCTCGCCCTGCAAAACCAGCAAGACCAGCAGGCCCACACCTTGCTGCAGCAGGTTCTGGAACAACCCCCAGAGCGGCAGTACCACACCCGCGCTCTGGCTTTGCTGCTGGAAACCGAAAGGCGTCTCAAACTGGACAGCACCCACACCCAACACCTGTTGGACCGGGCTGTGCAGGAACAGGGTTCTGCTCAGGTGCTGCAACTGGACGCCCACCTGCTGCAAACCACCAAACCTGCCACCCCTGCAGTTCCCACTGCCCAGACCCTGCCCACCCTGAATCTGTGCACCCTTGGGGGATTCTCGGCCCAGAGGTCCGGTCAGGGTGTACGGATCTCCCTTTCACGCAGCATCGAGGTGTTGCTGTGGTTGACCATCCATGGCCCCTCCACCCGAGACAGCATTGTGGATGCCCTGTGGGAAGGCTCTGGTGAAGAAAAAAACTACGATTACTTCCGGGTGGCGGTGCGCCGTTTGCGCTCCGATTTGCAGCAGGCTTTCCCCGAGGTGGACAACCCCGTACCATTTGAGGGCAACGTTTACCGGCTCTCCAGTCAGTTTGCAGTGCACATCGACCTTCAGGTGCTCCAGCAAGCCACCCTCCACCCCACCCCAGAGCACCTTCAGGAAGCCCTTGACCTGTACCGTGGAGACTTCATGCCGGATCTGGAGGCAGAGTGGATCAACGTCCTGAGGGAAGAACAACGGGAGAAAACCATCCACATTGCCTTGCAACTGGCCTCCCTCAAGCAACAACAACCTCTGGAAGCGATGTCTGTGTACAAACGCATCCTGAAAATCGACCCGTACCATCAGGGGGCTTATCTCGGGGTGCTGGAAGCCTCCCATCAGATTGGTGGCCTGCCTGCCGTGCAGCAGGCTTTTGAACACTACCGCAACGTGATGGAACAGGAGCTTTTCGAGGATCTGGACCCGAATGTGGTCCGGTGGGTGCAGAACATGGGTGTGAAAGCCTGA
- a CDS encoding transposase: MSAPEIYWLTDDQWDTILLAVPRVAVRDRRVFEAILHVLSTAMPWHDLPEDFGITYRTAWNRYQKWQQEGLLDPVLQVFLRSCTPTEQRLWTLRLQEGARQRAIKHGTRKRPLLMSAEN; encoded by the coding sequence ATGTCTGCACCTGAAATTTACTGGCTGACCGATGATCAATGGGACACCATTTTGCTGGCCGTACCCAGAGTGGCCGTCCGGGACCGCCGGGTGTTTGAAGCCATCTTGCATGTGCTGAGCACCGCCATGCCGTGGCATGACCTTCCCGAAGACTTTGGGATCACCTACCGCACCGCATGGAACAGGTACCAGAAATGGCAGCAAGAAGGCCTGTTGGACCCAGTCTTACAGGTGTTCCTCAGGAGTTGTACCCCTACGGAACAGCGGCTCTGGACCCTGCGTTTGCAGGAAGGGGCACGCCAGAGGGCCATCAAACACGGCACACGCAAACGTCCCCTGTTGATGTCCGCAGAAAACTGA
- a CDS encoding AraC family transcriptional regulator, translating to MTHVDVLTDWVRTLENHGMLLSRSSMNAPWGMQIPASPTLVLHLIQQGECWVRMHGLPDLHLQEGDLLLVTRGSTHQLSDLPDRPVVSLEEFALRPPPEPDLPVCTLVCSQFQPDVQLGRHLVKGLPEVVFLSASERKDHPSLDLAVQLFLLESAQGGSGSDVLIRHLLDAVLIYLLRHLMQQAQQPGWWMGASDPQMSRALLSMHGQPNHAWTVEGLAEVAGLSRAAFARRFAETVGEPPLAYLTLWRMHLAARLLHRKDITVYQVAHQVGYTSEASFSRAFKRQHGVAPQQYRNQQA from the coding sequence ATGACCCATGTGGATGTGTTGACCGACTGGGTGCGCACCCTCGAAAACCACGGCATGTTGCTGTCCCGCAGCAGCATGAATGCCCCTTGGGGAATGCAGATTCCAGCCAGTCCCACACTGGTGTTGCACCTGATCCAGCAAGGCGAATGCTGGGTCAGGATGCACGGTCTCCCAGACCTGCACCTTCAGGAAGGTGACCTTCTGCTGGTCACAAGGGGCAGCACGCACCAGTTGTCTGATCTGCCAGACCGTCCAGTGGTGTCTCTGGAAGAATTTGCTTTGCGTCCTCCTCCAGAGCCTGATCTGCCCGTTTGCACACTGGTGTGCAGCCAGTTTCAGCCCGACGTGCAATTGGGCAGGCATCTGGTGAAAGGCCTCCCTGAAGTGGTATTTCTGTCTGCTTCTGAAAGAAAGGATCATCCTTCTCTGGATCTGGCTGTACAACTGTTTCTGCTGGAAAGTGCCCAAGGGGGCTCTGGAAGCGACGTGTTGATCCGTCACTTGCTGGACGCTGTTTTGATTTACCTGCTTCGTCACCTGATGCAGCAGGCCCAGCAACCCGGATGGTGGATGGGGGCCAGCGATCCACAGATGTCCAGAGCCCTCCTCAGCATGCATGGTCAGCCCAATCACGCCTGGACGGTGGAAGGGCTTGCAGAGGTGGCAGGTCTGTCCAGAGCGGCTTTTGCACGCCGTTTTGCAGAGACGGTGGGAGAACCGCCACTGGCCTACCTGACCCTCTGGCGCATGCATCTGGCTGCCCGGTTGCTGCACCGCAAAGACATCACGGTGTATCAGGTGGCCCATCAGGTGGGTTACACCTCTGAAGCGTCTTTCAGTCGGGCATTCAAAAGACAACATGGGGTGGCCCCGCAGCAGTACCGCAACCAGCAGGCCTGA